From Populus trichocarpa isolate Nisqually-1 chromosome 19, P.trichocarpa_v4.1, whole genome shotgun sequence, a single genomic window includes:
- the LOC7491099 gene encoding probable UDP-arabinopyranose mutase 5 isoform X1, whose product MSLANIKDSEVDIVIGALHSDLTSFMNEWRPIFSRFHLIIVKDPDLKEELRIPEGFNFDVYSKSHIDRVVGSSSSIVFSGYSCRYFGFLVSRKKYIVSIDDDCIPAKDSKGFLIDAVAQHLANLTTPATPFFFNTLYDPYREGADFVRGYPFSLRSGVTCALSCGLWLNLADLDAPTQALKPGQRNSRYVDAVMTIPSRAMMPISGINIAFDREAVGPALLPALKLAGEGNLRWETMEDIWSGMCVKVVCDHLGLGVKSGLPYVWRKDRGSAIESLKKEWEGVKLTEEIVPFFQLVRLPQTAATTEDCILEMATTVKQQLGPSNPVFTRAAEAMVEWVKLWKAVGSGSSPL is encoded by the coding sequence ATGTCTCTAGCTAACATCAAAGACAGTGAGGTTGACATTGTGATAGGAGCACTTCACTCAGACCTGACATCATTTATGAATGAGTGGAGACCCATATTCTCCCGATTCCACTTGATAATTGTCAAAGACCCTGATCTCAAAGAGGAACTTAGGATACCAGAGGGCTTTAATTTTGATGTCTATTCCAAGTCTCATATCGACCGGGTGGTGGGCTCTTCTTCCTCCATAGTCTTCTCCGGCTACTCATGCAGGTATTTCGGCTTTCTTGTATCTCGTAAGAAATACATTGTCTCAATCGATGATGATTGCATCCCAGCTAAGGACAGTAAGGGTTTTCTAATAGATGCTGTGGCCCAGCATCTTGCTAACCTGACAACTCCAGCCActccttttttcttcaatactCTCTATGACCCTTATCGTGAGGGAGCAGATTTTGTTCGTGGGTACCCATTTAGCCTGCGTAGTGGGGTTACGTGTGCTCTGTCATGTGGACTCTGGCTTAATTTAGCTGACTTGGATGCTCCTACACAAGCCCTGAAGCCAGGGCAGAGAAATTCTCGATATGTTGATGCTGTTATGACCATTCCATCTAGGGCCATGATGCCCATCAGTGGAATCAACATTGCTTTTGATCGTGAGGCCGTGGGGCCGGCTTTATTGCCAGCTTTGAAGTTGGCTGGGGAAGGAAATCTTAGATGGGAAACAATGGAAGATATTTGGAGTGGAATGTGTGTTAAGGTTGTGTGCGATCACCTTGGTCTTGGTGTGAAAAGTGGGCTACCGTATGTGTGGAGAAAAGACAGAGGTAGTGCGATAGAAAGCTTGAAAAAAGAGTGGGAAGGGGTAAAGCTGACGGAGGAAATTGTCCCGTTCTTTCAGTTAGTTAGGCTGCCACAAACAGCAGCTACAACAGAAGACTGCATCCTTGAGATGGCAACAACAGTGAAGCAACAGTTAGGACCATCAAATCCCGTTTTCACTCGTGCTGCTGAAGCCATGGTTGAATGGGTCAAGCTGTGGAAGGCAGTTGGGTCTGGTTCCTCTCCTTTGTAG